A region of the Bradysia coprophila strain Holo2 unplaced genomic scaffold, BU_Bcop_v1 contig_232, whole genome shotgun sequence genome:
ATCGATTTTctggtttttttctttctttcttctaaaacgtaattttcgcACCTATACTGCCCCAATTATCTGTGCAACCCACACGGATTTAAAATCGAAGACGGATTATATATGACCATGATAAATACTTGTGGTGGTCATTAAGTAAAATGAGGAtaattatgttaaaaaaaccATTCACTAACATAGAGATAATAACAAAGTGTGGTAGTGGAACGTAGAGCTTCTTAGGAGTTTATATATCGCTCTTTAGAGAGATTGcgaatttgaatttaacataaaattgattcaaacTTTGAAGATTATAAGTCAGTGTCCATCATAAGTTTTACGTCAACATAAACGTAACTGGATCATTTCTTTATTCCGCATTGCAAAGCGCTGCGGACGTTCGAGTATTCTCGTCAAAAATGGCGACGTCAACACCATCTCTCATTAAGTAGAACACTTAAAAGtcgacaatttattttttggttattaaATATAACCAAGGTACAGTTacccaattatattatgactatggGATTGTAGGATACATTACTTTGAACTAATGAGTCATGACGAGTATTATCACTTACTAAAcaccagggcctactttttagaaacttttagagaaaatcgagaaaatcaagaaactttgagaaattcaagaaacttcgagaaatatttcttgaatttctcagagtttcttgattttctcgaattagagaaatttcaagaaatttcggaaaattcaagaaattcgagaaacttcgagaaactaatttctcgagtttcttgaagtttctcgaatttttcgaattcgagaaattttaagaaattcgagaaaattcgagaaatttcgagaaattcaagaaattagtttccaaacagtAGGCCCTGAAACACTTAGCGTaatgaaattgttaaaaattgttgttctcattacaaaaaccttaaagtttgaaaataaactACACAAAAGTAATAAATGATGTCGCAGAAAACGtcgaacaaaatcagacattttgggaCAATAGTTCACGTCGAAAGTGagcttcaaaatttgaattttgggtGAATCGGTGGATGAACAAATTCGTTCACTCTGGCAGCCGTTTTGATTCATCTTCAATTACGGAAGCTGTTCATCCGTCACAAATATTGGCGAGGGTGCGACGTGTAGCGGCAATAAATCGAACAGATGTTTATTTccgatattcaaatttttttcaatctaGAAAGTATTCGCCAAGTATTTTTGCGATACGGCCCATAGAAGTAATGGCAATGGACGCAACCTCCTCATATACAACTTTGTATATTATATCTGGCAAATCGTATGGAAACACTGCATTTCGGttatataggtttgttccaaggccatttgaattgtcaaattactaAGCGAGGGTGTGCACATGTAgtcaaataaaagtttttttaaagtctcataattcccaaaatttacATTTGTGACTTGTGTTTTTTCTTTGCAATTTGAAAACGAATTTACAAATCGTTTGAGACGTCAAATAAGCTGTCATTTTGACAAAGCTAACcacaatattaaaaaaatttatatgaagctgtcattgtttgaggttagctttgtgaagacaacttatttgacactattttAGAGAGAAGTaccgctatttgacactgatctatgcAGACTAGCTGACGTAGGTGTGGGTATGaatcaaatacatttttgataagACTAGCAAGAAGGACATGCCGTCTCACAAATTTTCGCCATTCAGCCCGAAGGGATTAGGTCAACCAGTCCGGCCCTGAGTGTCAGACTCACCAGATGGTAGAAACATAAAATACCCACAAACCATTACCATTAATCAAACGTTTGTAATTAAGCCAATTTGTTGCCCGacattcttttctttttcatacaattcaTTAGCAAACTCTTTGACTTTCGAGCGCAATATTTTGCCAGAGATAGTCGTGTGCAGTGCATCAACAAAATAGATTCCCCCTTTAAGCCACTTGTACTCGGCGATTCGCTCTACAACGAGATTGCATGTTGttaagaaaagaaattctgcaaataaaattgaatgcaaAACCATACCGGCAACAAACGCATAAATTTCCTCTCTTTTAAGTACAGCCCCATCCTTCTTCACAATAACAGCGGCCGGCAAATCCATCAGTTTTTCCTCGTCTCGAACACCAACCACACAAACACTATGCACCGCCGGATGCTTGAGGACAACACTTTCGATTTCGATCGGTGCAATGTGAAACAAATTGCATTTGAAAATCTCTTTCTTCCTTCCCGTCACGAAGAGACACCCGtctttgtcaaaataacccaaatcgcCGCTTTTATAAAATCCCTCACCATCGACTGCACTTCGTGTTGCTTCATCGTTTTTATGATAAGCAGTAAACATAGCCGGTGCTTTGACATGAATCTCGCCGATTTGATCGATGCCTGTGTTTCCACCATTTTCATCCACAATTTTCACTTCGAAACCCCGCACCAAGCAGCCCACAGACGTTGGCTTCATGTCAATGTCCATGGGCGTAGTGCATGTCATGCCACCTATTTCACTCATACCGTAAATCAGCCTAAACTCAGAGTCTGGGATATAGTTTCTAACGGCCTGAATCATTGTCGATGGTGTCGGTTCACCAGCTAGACAAAACGTTTTCAAGGTCAGTAGATTGGCTGTTTTTATAGCTTCACTATTGACGACTGCGTGAACTCGACTTGCTGGACCAAGAAAAGCCTTGACCtggacaaaaatcaaattaagaGTAGGTTATAGAAAGTGGTGAAATTCACTTC
Encoded here:
- the LOC119076827 gene encoding probable 4-coumarate--CoA ligase 3 isoform X1 — its product is MFASYYDKVKKTWSGPRHNVNEYNRRSAGEVLLERMSNGDPNRVVQIDGDTGEAMVMREIRIRTIRIAQNLLKQGCTQDDRVAIIARNAHNITPLAAALLCIGTPFNALDINMIEDDSFLDILERIEPKFIFCDADAVEPILKARLAQDTKVLIVNGKVKGFDVVESLLVSTKSENEFSCQPISDLRQHTAVMICSSGSTGLPKSVMLSHTLFIDEFVNNSFFVGAERMLSFSSLYWISGVWAFTNSIISKNIRIFTAKPFSPEHFCDLVGRYQVKAFLGPASRVHAVVNSEAIKTANLLTLKTFCLAGEPTPSTMIQAVRNYIPDSEFRLIYGMSEIGGMTCTTPMDIDMKPTSVGCLVRGFEVKIVDENGGNTGIDQIGEIHVKAPAMFTAYHKNDEATRSAVDGEGFYKSGDLGYFDKDGCLFVTGRKKEIFKCNLFHIAPIEIESVVLKHPAVHSVCVVGVRDEEKLMDLPAAVIVKKDGAVLKREEIYAFVAGMVLHSILFAEFLFLTTCNLVVERIAEYKWLKGGIYFVDALHTTISGKILRSKVKEFANELYEKEKNVGQQIGLITNV
- the LOC119076827 gene encoding probable 4-coumarate--CoA ligase 3 isoform X2 is translated as MFASYYDKVKKTWSGPRHNVNEYNRRSAGEVLLERMSNGDPNRVVQIDGDTGEAMVMREIRIRTIRIAQNLLKQGCTQDDRVAIIARNAHNITPLAAALLCIGTPFNALDINMIEDDSFLDILERIEPKFIFCDADAVEPILKARLAQDTKVLIVNGKVKGFDVVESLLVSTKSENEFSCQPISDLRQHTAVMICSSGSTGLPKSVMLSHTLFIDEFVNNSFFVGAERMLSFSSLYWISGVWAFTNSIISKNIRIFTAKPFSPEHFCDLVGRYQVKAFLGPASRVHAVVNSEAIKTANLLTLKTFCLAGEPTPSTMIQAVRNYIPDSEFRLIYGMSEIGGMTCTTPMDIDMKPTSVGCLVRGFEVKIVDENGGNTGIDQIGEIHVKAPAMFTAYHKNDEATRSAVDGEGFYKSGDLGYFDKDGCLFVTGRKKEIFKCNLFHIAPIEIESVVLKHPAVHSVCVVGVRDEEKLMDLPAAVIVKKDGAVLKREEIYAFVAERIAEYKWLKGGIYFVDALHTTISGKILRSKVKEFANELYEKEKNVGQQIGLITNV